The window CGACTCACTCTCTCATTGTCTATTCCGTTCTAGGCAGGTCTCTTAAAAGTGAGTCGAGACTGGGTTAGGGTCGAAGAATATAATCTCTATCTTTGACCTTGTTTAGCTAACAAGGAGAAATCCCTCCCGACTCACTCTCTCATTGTCTATTCCGTTCCAGGCAGGTCTCTTAAAAGTGAGTCGAGACTGGGTTAGGGTCGAAGAATATAATCTCTATCTTTGACCTTGTTTAGCTAACAAAGAGAAATCTCTCCCGACTCACtgtttcattctctattcCGTTCGAGGCAGGTCTCTTAACCATTAAAAGACGTCTCTCAATGATTatcatcatatttttataatgtttaaaaagaaagaaagaagatgataatgatgatgTAGTGAAGCAATGATGTGTACAAAAAGCTCATccaaaccttttcttttccttctcaccaacctctctctcttcacttacccttttcccctttttcctttcaattaTAAAGTCCCCATTTTTAATCCCAATTCCCCAAACCACCTCTCTCTCTGCCCCTCTCtctgcctctctctctctctctctctcaatgaTGGCGGAGAGAAACAAGTATGAAGACGACGAGGGTGGAATCAAGCTATTTGGGACAACAATTACGTTGCAAAACAAGagacaaatgaaagaagaagacacCAACAAATCAGAATCAGCTGAAAAAAAACCGGACAAGATGATTCCTTGCCCAAGATGCAAAAGCCCCGACaccaaattttgttatttcaatAACTACAACGTTAATCAGCCAAGACATTTCTGTAAGGGCTGCCAGAGATACTGGACGGCCGGTGGCGCCCTCCGCAACGTCCCCGTCGGAGCCGGCCGCCGGAAAACCAAACCTCCTTGTCGGACCTTTGATGGGTTGCCGGAGAATTGTGTCTTTGATTCTTCAGGGATGGTGGCGGTGCAGCCGTTTGAGTTGGAGGAGTGGCACGGTGGTTTCAACCAAATTTCACCGGTGAAGCGGCGGAGAGATTGCCAAGATGGTCAAACTTGTTGATTCCTATccctttttccccttttttttttttgcttttgtgtcaagaatttcaaatttgaaagaagaaacttGTTTTTGTACAAATATAGACTTTGTTTATAGTTTTTGGGAGAAAAAAGATTGGATTTTTAATGCtatgatcttgatcatcatcAATAATTACTCTCTTAAAGGTCAAAGCCATGTTTTATAATTGATTACATAAACACCCAATTAAATTAGGATTAAGATGCTTAATGATTGCAAGCTACTTGATTGAAAAATAGGGAGAATAGTTCTTTACATGGGTTTTGATTAATTCATTCAATAAgtattttttgtattatttaattattgataagCTATAAAGATTCAGCTTTTTGGACATTCgaggaaaaaaatgagagtTTCTCATCGATTTTGGATTGGTATTTCAGAACCCATATGATAAGATAAAAAATGTTACGATCAATAGATAGTTGAGGTGCACGCACGTTTGATGTCATGAATGTTATGATCAATATAGTTGAGATGCACGTAAGTCGAGAGAACTAACTTAGCATACGATGTTTGGTGAGGTTAATTGTAACAGTTTTTTCACGAAACTCTTATCAATGTTCGTCGTTTACTAGAAAAACTTAGGTAGATATCTTCTCAATGGTTGCTATCCACCGGCCGCTAGTGAGTTCGATTCTAGTTTTcgaaatttaaaacatttatatgTGAGTTTAATTTTCCGATCTTATTTGTTGGTATAAAAGTTGTTTAGGAATGATTTTCAATCTTGCGTTGGTGGAGCTATCTATGGGTTTAGGGGGTTGGTATAAATGTATCGAAACCCATTTGAGATTTATTTACATATCTCAATTGGAGTGAAAGTAACGTTAAAAAGGGTTTCaacatgaaatgaaatgtaattatatgtatgtataattGTATAAATATCCGTGAAATGTTTGCTCATCAACacgaacattttaaaaaaaaaaaaaaatatatatatatatatatatatacattttttgtttcttaggatttaatatatctttttaCCTGCATGTGATATATATTGGAACAATATTTTCAATGTCTTTTCCCAAGTCCGAGGTTTTATTTACACAAACACTAAGAGTTGAATGTATCAGAATTTATAGGATCTGAGGAACATTTATCATGTTTGGTGcatgtttgtttttgtaagtTTGCCCTTTCATTGTTGCCTTTGAATTCTCATGCCATAAACTAatttcaaccttttttttttcttccttgattgagattcgtaTGGTTTTTTTAGACATGATGTAACGCGTTTTATAGaataatcatatttttcaaacattttcgACCATTTGCGCAATAATATAAGGGTGtcctctaaaaaaaaattctttactTTTATCTAAATCGAGAACACATTTATATGAGAGTGATTCTTAAGATATAATGGTTACTACGTATATAAATTCGGTGTAACTTCCTTTTCGGTGACTCAACCGTAAAAACTTCAATATTAAACATGTTTTGCTTCGAGCAATTCTATATTGAGTGATATCGTATATTGGGTGATATCGTAGgattttttctaaaaagtcTACGAAAAACATGCAAAAAAGACCTGCTACAAAAGATGCAATCTAAGACAGTAGATAATACAATCATGTCACAAGGAATGTAGTAGAACGTAAAGATCATCAAAAACCAAATCTAAATTCCAAATCCTGTACTTAATGTATTTCAAGCATCCGTGTTATCTTACTTTGCTAAAAAACAACTTAAGTCTTCCGCAAGTAGTTATTGTTGTTTTGGTCCAttatgtattgtcgtcaacctcacggttttaaaacgtgtttgttagagaaaaaacgtgtttgttagagaaaaaacgtgtttgtcaaagagaagtttccacaccctaataaaaaatgtttcattctctttccaaccaatgGTCCATTATATattgtcgtcaacctcacggttttggttttaaaatgtgttttttagagaaaaaacgtgtttgtcaaagagaagtttccacacccttataagaaatgtttcattctcttttccaaCCAACAGCTTTTCTACGGATGCATGAAGACCCAAACGACTCAAACCAAGTCGACTGACAGTGCAAGAATCGAGATAGCTACCCAACTCCATTAGAACAAATATCAATAATTGGAACAAGTCAAAGCgacatggaagaagaaatggacttcacaagaataaatagagtgatcatcaACAAAGATGGCCATAACAGCTCCTAAGTAAAAGCTTCTAATTATCAAATTGGTTTAAGATACCAGTATATCAAtgttgtttcttcttcaacatcaTTACTGTAGAAACAGATGTAGAACTACCCTTAATTTCTCAGTAGTAAGCTTTTACATGGGCAGAGAAACTCATACAAAGCTACTTACATCCAAGCTACACTATACTAAACTGTGACAATGCAAATAATCTGTGGTATTCTCTCATCCTTATAACCTGCTGATTCTTCAGCATGATTGAACACTACTACACAGGCAGATATTACTCACCGCTATGAGCTACCTGTGGGGGCTGCCAACCAAAATGATTCTTGTTGCTTGAGGGTGTCTGCGACATGAGCTACCACACCAGCACCAGCATTGTAAAGCCATTCATTTTTCACCTGAATCCATGATACATAAGTATTAGCAACCGAGAAGAAATGGCTTGAAACGgggaaaagaagagagagcGATCGGAAATGAACATGGATGTTGTTATGCGCGAAGAATGGCCAGAATGAGGAGTGAAAGCTGACATCAACTTTTTTCCATGCCACCTGTTGCAAGCCTCGGATCATCTCCtctggaaagaaaatgagggGCCATCATTACACCAATGATATCGAGCGAGGAAACAATCACCTAATAATCACGTTTAACTTCCTGCTGGAGTTGGCTTTGTACCTTCCATGATTTCATAATAATCCACCGTGTCGTGCGCAATGGGTGATTCTTGTGCCGCCTCCTTTCTTTGAGCTGCTTCTGGGGGAAAATTGGCACCCGCAGAGGGAACAGGAGGATAATAGTCTGCGTCTACAACATGCATGTAACCATCCAAACATCGGCGAGGGGGCTTCCAAGAGTTATAGAAGATGTCAGAATGATAATGTATACTACTCACATACTTGCAACATTCGTATACTCCTACACCTTCCGAACaacaattttgtttatgaatatGGCTTCCTTAGGAATAAAGACACTATTGTGAAGAGATTGGGAGAAAACAagcacaattttcaaaaactaaatcaaatcgcTATGGGTACTCCTAGTGGTCAAGAAGAGTCATATAAGTAATAAAGGGCCTAGAGGGAGTGAGTTCAAGCCATGGAGACCGCTATTTTAATATCCTAGAGTCATTTTGGCAACCAAATATAGTAGGTTAATTGTTCCATGAGAATAGTGGCATGCAAGCTAGCCCATTTACTCATGGATGATCAataaagaatcaaataaaaagagGCTAAACCAAACTTTCCTCTTAACTCTATCTCGGTTTCAACATTTAGTCAACTAAAAGGTATAGACCTTGTAATTACCTAGCGTCAACAATATCTATTCCCGACCCAATATCCTTCGAGATTATCATCCCACTATGTTCATATTAGAATTTCTTACCATCATGATAAAATGGAAACATATGAAATAAATCATTACCTGCATAACTTCGTTTTCTCTCCTTATAGATGATGTGCGCCAACCAACCATATCTGTTCGAAGTTCAAAACGAAAATACGATTAATGAGGCAAATAAAAAAGGATCAACAAAAtaacagaaaaaagaaaagggtacAAGGCATTCAGTGGATACGGTCATAAGCTACATTGGCATAAAGGATGCACGATTGAAAAGCACAAAGGGCAGATCtgcaaggaaaaaaaaaaaaaaaaaagacatcaTAGCGACCATTGTGTGACAGCATCCACAACAAACAGGGGCTGAGGGGCCTTTCCAAAAACTGAACAAAGATTCAAACTTACATGAATTTCCCTTCTTCACAGTCAGATGCCATTCTTAAGAGAAGTGGCGGTTTATCGGGTTTTGCATCTGTAAGGAACAGCTGACTACCCGTTAGACCCACGACAATAGGGGCTATTGGTAGAGCCAGTTTCTCTAGGAATGGAAGTCCCAGAAGAAAAGGAagctgagaaaagaaaatgttaacTAGTTTAGGGACCATTCCAAGTATCAGAATATAAATCCAATTACTATTATTAAAATGTCTGCCATGACAATTTATTTCCCCTATTGCGTGCATGAACAAGAGAAAGCATATTGTAAGccaaaaatttgattttacaGCTAAAACATTACATTTAGAAATAAGTTTATGGTTTGGGTATTACCAACGGAGGTAGAGATGTTACACACAGGGTAGCGTTTCATTCTATGGTGGAATTACATAACCACAGGATCCatcaatgaaaagaaaattccattACTAACATGAAGCGTGCACATTATAAATCAGACTGTGGTTTTATTACTGGATAGTTAAGTCATTGGAAGTCTAGTAATCCTATCATCAACCCAACATTAGAATAACTCTCTCATTCCCCTTTTCACTAAACTCAACAGGTATTATGCTTTCACTTTGTAATCATGATGGTATAGTTGCCATTGTTCATGTCACATACACcattcaaataatttacatttgCAATAGAAACATATCCGATTTCATCTAGTGTATGAGGATCCATAAACAAATAACTTGAAATTGGAATTGTAGTGCCAATAgtgataaaatttatttcaaacagTACCGTTCTAGTGTACATTGTTTTAAAGAAGCATGGACAATATTTTCGACGACATTGGAGTGAACTAAAATAAGAGCccatcaaccaaaaaaaaaaaaaaatcatatttgttgAATATTTGCAGTTTCTTTAGGCTAAGATATTTCTGAGTTTTGTATGTTTAATTGGTTGGTCCACGAacaattttctatttcattttaagAAAGTGTTacgaaaagaaataattaatttcacaacTTACTCAAGTTTGTAAGGTGGTcggatgaaattaaaattctaagaTTTTGACTTGTGTGTTAagtgtcacaattgcacttttCTTGGCAGCAGTTTTGTGATTGTGCTGCACTCACTTCCAACATCAAATGAGTCAAGCCAATTTGGATTCACGTCGCCTACGCCCGGGCAATGTATGCTCAAACCTCTGACCCTGTTTCGAGaagaatattttagaaaacgggggcagagagattttcgaaagcgAGTTTGAAAGTGAAAGAATGAAAGGAGATTTGAGAGCAACGTTATATAACTATAAGCAAAAGGCAACACAACAGCTTAAATAGCCTATAACTTTCCGGGTagggagaatttgacaactagtcgcatccccctatagtacattttgaggtgATTCAAGTTTGGCaagcctagacatgatttcgcCGAACGGTCATACAAAAGTAGGGGGaggagttgacaactagtcacaccccctatagtacattcgaGGCGATTCAGGGCTGGCAaacctagacatgatttcaCCGAGTAGTCATACAAACAGAAAATACAATAGCAAGGcaatacaacatgaaattaaataaaaggttCGACGTGGCATGGGCATGCGGTCACGAACAACACGccctggacgagcatgaccgtgacatcctctcCCACCTAATTGGTTAACATTCCTGTCAACCAACTATTTTTGAACTCAGTGATGTGGATTGCAGCGGAGTCCAGATCTTCGATGCGTTCCCAACTTGTTTCTTCTGTAGGGAGGTTCTTCCATCTGATCAAGAATTCTCCGTACGGGTCTTCCCACTTTCCAACTCTATAGGCTAGGATTGCTTCTATTTCTTTGGTGTCCTTCTGTTTTAGATCGATACCAGATCTGGTGATGACATTTCGTTGACCGTCACTTGAATCGAGGTGGTAAGGTTTTAAGGTTACTCACATGAATTACTGGgtgaattttcatccatggGTAACACGATACTGTAAGATGTAGCCACAATCTTTTTGAGAACTTCGACTAGTCCTCCGTATTTCCGCACAATTCTTTGGTCTTTCCGACTTAGGCCTGAACAAATTAGATTTCGCAGTCGAAAAAACCAAAGACTTGCGCGGAAATACGAAGGACCAGTCGAAGTTCTCAAAAAGATTGAGCCTACATCTAATTCATATGAGTAACCTAAAACCTTACCACCTCCATCCAAGTGACAATTAGCGAAATATCACACTAGACCAAACATCAATCTAAACTAGAAGAACACCAAAGAAATAGAAGCAATCCTAGCCGACAGAGTTAGGAAAGTGTGAAGACTCGAGGGAGGATTCGAGAGTTCCTGGTCAAATGGAAGAACCTCCCTATGGAAGAAACAAGTTGGGAACGCACACGCCGAAAATCCGGACTCCGCCGCAATCCATATCACCTAGTTCAGAAATAATCGGTTGACAAGaacgtcaaccaattaggtgggggaggatgtcacgatTATGCTCGTCCAGGGCGTGTTGCCtgtggccgcatgcccatgccACATCGAaccctttatttaatttcatgttgtattgCCTTACTACTATATCTTTTGTTTGTAGGACACGCGAGACCTAAATcacctcaaaatgtactatatgTACTATAGGGAGGAGTTGACAATGATTTTGTAGGACCGTTCGAAATCACATCTAGGCCTGCGAAATCTGAATCGCCTCAAATGTACTATAAGGGATGcaactagttgtcaaattctccctacccgaaaagttatatgttatttaagctGTTGTGTTGCCTTTTGCTTATAATTATACAACATTGCTTTCAAATCTCCTTTCATTCTTATTTCTAAACTtgctttcgaaaatctctctgcctAAGACCTTCTTCTCAAAATGAGGCCAAaggcttgagcatacgttGCCTGGCAGTAGGTGACATGAATCCAAATTGGCTTGACTCACTCGATGTTCGGAGTGAGTGTCACACAATCGCAAAATCTGCTACCAAGAAAAGTGCAATTGTTACACTTTAGCTCACAAgacaaaatcttaaaattgtaatttcatCCATTCAAGTTCTGaaattaatttctctttttaacaatttcttataatgaaatagaaaattgtTCATGGACCAACCAATATAGAGCATACAAAACTCCTAAATATCTTAGCCTAAAGAAACTGTTCCTTTTTTATAAACTTAGGTGTCTGAATTCATTTTTGCATACTTGATCAATCCCGAGAAATAATTGGCCAACTCTATAACATTTTGACATAAGGAAACTccaagaatatttaatatcctaGATAGAATAGGTGGTCAACATAATTTAAACCCAGGCCAATAGTAAGTTTAACAAAGTCTATATAGTTATCCAACAAGTTTAAAACTCGCAAGCCTAACCATAGCAAGAACATGAAGTCTTCAGGTAGAATTTACATTAAGAATTACCAAATTTTTCATTCAGTGAGATGTAGAGAAGTAAGACTGTCAAAGACAAACCTGCTTGTTACCTCTCACTCCCAAATGAGGCGTTGCCAAGGTAATGAAACTGATTGGCTCTAGTCCTGCAACCACACCTCTTTTTGAAGAATTGCAAGGACCATTTAGTGTGCTACTTAAGGTATTTGAGTTATTGTAAAGAACAGCAATAGCATATCTCGCTATCAAACCACCAAGTGAATGAGCCAAAAATGAAATCCTTTTTAAGCTCTCTGTTTTCTTTACAACTTGCACGACCTGCTTGTCGTACAGATCATGAAATTACATGTACCTTTCAATGAGCTAGAATACATATAATCCAAATCCGAAAAACTGTCTTAAGAAATATAGTATCTTAATGGATCAAGACTTACCTCATCAGCTAATCTCTTTCCCGCTCCATCAATTCCAGTGAAAGATTTAGTAAAAGCATTTGAGGAACTTGCTACAAATATAAGAAGATGACTAAAATATAAGATGAGTATCATACTAAGGAGAAATGTAGAAGATagatagaaaatatagaaGTTCCATCTTGAAAATGGTCATGTCATGAGTCATTAAGAATCTATATCTATCTCTatatatcttatatatttatttttctggtGGGGGGGGTATAGGAGGAGTGATGATGGCTgtgaatgtatttttttttttttttggttccaAGTGGAGATAACTGTTGTCTAACTGGTTACTTGATGATGGGCATACTTAAAAGCCTAATTCGTTGTACATACGTCAGACTTGGTAATGATAAAATTTTACAGAAAAACAGTAGCATTAGTAAGAGAGGAGCAACCATTGATATGTGGCTTACACTTAGCAAATTGGTAGCTAGGGACCTTCCTACTAGCATTTAAAGAACAAAATGCAGTCAACTCAAGCTCCTCCAAACCATATTTTCAAGCTGTTATTTTGCAACAGAGAACCAAGTTCCTAGAGGACCTCACACTTACAGAGACGGATCATGTTTTTTACTCCTAGGATTACCAAAACAGAGACCTTGGAAACAAAAGGTAATGAAAACTGACTCGCAATGCACGAGGTAGCACCATCCATCATAGCCAACACCTTCACAGTGGAAGGAACGCATGCATGCACTTTCTCAAGCCTACAAACACATTTAACTAAGATATTGATAAGAGACAAGTAATATGTATGAACATTGGGAAGAACCTGCCACAGAATTAATCTCTTTCCCTCAGAATTAAGAGCCTGTTACATTTTAGTGGTTCCCAAATCAATTCGGTAATTTCCAAAATTGAGCAAAGAGGGACCACCATGGGAAATCCAAGGTAGAGAAGCAAAAATCTTTCAGCACACCTATATCTAGTCAAGCACCtcagatttaatatttaagccCACCAACAATGCTTTAGACATGTTGACTTTAAGCCCCAGGAGTCTCAAAAACGAAAGGACTCGAGGAAGATTGAAGCAATTATGGAGCTAAGAAAGTGATTCTTATCTACCCTCATAAATCCTTCAAAGAGCTTCAACTCTAGACTTTtatcaatcaaacaaacacCAGACACTACATTGGCTCAAGAAATGCAGCCACATATCCATTTTCTGCACGGCACATCAGCGTGCTTTGAACTCAAAAATTCCAATTGACCATAAGGTGGCCTTTCTCCAAATTACTTATAGAGGTTGTTTGGTTGGAGTTTTTGTTTGAGATGCATGAGAATACAATGTTTAGGAATAGAAGGTAACAAAAGGAGAATAGTTTAAAAAGAACTTAAAGCCAGAGCTCCACATGGAAGTAACAGAACCAATATTATACAAATCTCAAGAACAACCTCAGAGATTCACCTTTTTACTTTCAAACAATAATGCAAAAGTCGTAAATATTACACTCATGTTGATGCTTCCTGCATTTTAGAAATATTGTAACATGAACACGCTTATATTGCAATGTTTGATATTCCATTAAGCATGGATGGTGACATATTCTCACATGAAGAAGAACATACCATATATTACAAAGTTTCTTCCAAGACGCCTTTTTAACTCTGCTTCAAAGTAAGTCCAATCACTTGGGCTACATAATAAATGCAGTAATCAAAAGAGAGAGGGGGGAAGGCGGGCtgggagagaaagagagattttctgATAGCTATCTAAATATGTTTGAATTGGCTAAACAAAAACTTTATGTGAGAATCAGTTTATAGATCTACTACTACATTTGAACTCTAATAATCCCCAAAAACCACAGATATTCAGCCAAATATATGCATGTTTCATAAGAAGTAAGAAATATGATTCCCTTTTAATCTTGTTTTACTTATTATGTAATCTGGTAACAAGCAATCATAATGTATAATCAAAGGATACCTAGCCATGATGCCATGAACAAGGACAAGAAGGTGATCTGGCTCGTTTCGTACATTTCCAAAGCTGCTTGATGATAAGAATGTTCCCTGGGTTGAATTACTCATACCTTGAGGTCCAAGACCAAATACTCTCCAACTGAGATTCAAGTCTGCAATGCATAAATTTTGCTGATGTCCATCAATGGCATGTAAAAGAGAAAACTTGTAACCagcttaaataaaataaatcaataaataaataacggaagaaaaaaaatctagaatccaaaacaaataattaagcACGGATAAatttcaggaaaaaaaaaaaaatcaaactgaTGTATGTTACAAACAAAGTTCATTGGAGTCAGGAGAAAGTATTGAAATCGGTTCTAAAAGCAAATACatccaaaacaagaaaaagatatATGAACACGTATTCATGATTAAGCATGGCCTTTCTAAAGAAGTTGTAGTGTGGTGTAGCATTGGATTGAAATGTGCTCCCACAATGATAAAATAGGGAAAAGGAACCATTAGCAAGAGGAAATAAGCCTATATGAGAATGAAAGTCACAGCAGTGCATTCATATTACCTGCTAAAGAgttttttatagaaatatcaCNaaaaaaaaaaaaaaaaaaaaaaaaaaaacccatgaGTTTAACCATTAGGAAGGTTACATTTGAGCTATAATCCATCGATTGCATGGCTAATTTCATAGCTCATAGTACGAACACTTGCGTTCCCGTGGAAGGATGGAGGCATTTATCCTCATCCACCAACGGTAGGTTTGCATTACATCTCCATGCCATCGAAAACCCCATTTTACACTACCTTAGTACAGTACAGTTTTGTAACAAAAATCCACAATTACATACAGGAGACTGAAAATCTCAAGCGAAGAATTTGCGTATTTAAAACGATACGTGATATTCGGATGATTTGTTCATCC is drawn from Cucurbita pepo subsp. pepo cultivar mu-cu-16 chromosome LG09, ASM280686v2, whole genome shotgun sequence and contains these coding sequences:
- the LOC111802234 gene encoding dof zinc finger protein DOF1.5-like codes for the protein MMAERNKYEDDEGGIKLFGTTITLQNKRQMKEEDTNKSESAEKKPDKMIPCPRCKSPDTKFCYFNNYNVNQPRHFCKGCQRYWTAGGALRNVPVGAGRRKTKPPCRTFDGLPENCVFDSSGMVAVQPFELEEWHGGFNQISPVKRRRDCQDGQTC
- the LOC111801937 gene encoding uncharacterized protein LOC111801937 isoform X2; the encoded protein is MMDGATSCIATSSSNAFTKSFTGIDGAGKRLADEVVQVVKKTESLKRISFLAHSLGGLIARYAIAVLYNNSNTLSSTLNGPCNSSKRGVVAGLEPISFITLATPHLGVRGNKQLPFLLGLPFLEKLALPIAPIVVGLTGSQLFLTDAKPDKPPLLLRMASDCEEGKFISALCAFQSCILYANVAYDHMVGWRTSSIRRENEVMQPPRRCLDGYMHVVDADYYPPVPSAGANFPPEAAQRKEAAQESPIAHDTVDYYEIMEEEMIRGLQQVAWKKVDVSFHSSFWPFFAHNNIHVKNEWLYNAGAGVVAHVADTLKQQESFWLAAPTGSS
- the LOC111801937 gene encoding uncharacterized protein LOC111801937 isoform X1 — encoded protein: MALAPFIHARSCYNHIFGRPRTGSSHEPLGTSSFSSSSSSSPSCSSSDLNLSWRVFGLGPQGMSNSTQGTFLSSSSFGNVRNEPDHLLVLVHGIMASPSDWTYFEAELKRRLGRNFVIYASSSNAFTKSFTGIDGAGKRLADEVVQVVKKTESLKRISFLAHSLGGLIARYAIAVLYNNSNTLSSTLNGPCNSSKRGVVAGLEPISFITLATPHLGVRGNKQLPFLLGLPFLEKLALPIAPIVVGLTGSQLFLTDAKPDKPPLLLRMASDCEEGKFISALCAFQSCILYANVAYDHMVGWRTSSIRRENEVMQPPRRCLDGYMHVVDADYYPPVPSAGANFPPEAAQRKEAAQESPIAHDTVDYYEIMEEEMIRGLQQVAWKKVDVSFHSSFWPFFAHNNIHVKNEWLYNAGAGVVAHVADTLKQQESFWLAAPTGSS